A single genomic interval of uncultured Desulfobulbus sp. harbors:
- the mce gene encoding methylmalonyl-CoA epimerase yields MKILKIDHLGIAVNSLDEGSKFWTDVLGLNLHGTETVEEQKVTTAFYPVGESEVELLVSTAPDGPIAKFIEKNGGKGGFQHVAFQVENIEEALAELQEKGVALIDKTPRMGAGGCKIAFLHPKATGGILVELSQRM; encoded by the coding sequence ATGAAAATTCTCAAAATCGATCATCTGGGCATCGCGGTCAATAGTTTGGACGAAGGCAGTAAATTCTGGACCGATGTTCTTGGTCTCAACCTCCACGGCACGGAAACAGTTGAAGAGCAAAAAGTGACAACCGCCTTTTATCCCGTTGGTGAAAGTGAGGTTGAATTGTTAGTCTCCACCGCCCCTGATGGCCCCATCGCTAAATTCATCGAAAAGAACGGCGGCAAAGGCGGCTTCCAGCATGTTGCCTTTCAGGTAGAAAACATTGAAGAAGCTCTGGCCGAATTGCAGGAAAAAGGCGTAGCCCTCATCGACAAGACCCCGCGCATGGGAGCCGGAGGATGCAAAATCGCTTTTCTCCATCCCAAGGCAACCGGAGGTATTTTGGTAGAGCTCTCCCAGCGTATGTAA
- a CDS encoding CoA-transferase: MTASTDYTAQEIIVVAGAKVLEDKKIVFVGTGLPMVASLLAKLTHAPGLIPVFEAGAVGPPLLHGLPISVGDSRTFTGASYVKGLNAAFELTQRGFADFGFIGGAEVDMYGNLNSTMMGDYPDGYQKPKVRLPGSGGASDMAASCERTILIVPHDKKKFNEKLAYITSPGHLDGSPNARFKAGMQGKGPYRLITTKGIFDFEETSKRMRLIQTFPGETVQSIQDATGFELLVAPNVTEFAVPTVEEIRLIREEVDPDGVFVKRVAK, from the coding sequence ATGACAGCTTCAACGGATTACACCGCCCAAGAAATCATAGTTGTGGCGGGTGCGAAAGTATTGGAAGACAAAAAAATAGTCTTTGTCGGAACCGGCCTCCCCATGGTCGCTTCCCTTCTGGCCAAACTGACCCATGCTCCTGGGCTGATTCCAGTCTTCGAGGCCGGCGCCGTCGGCCCCCCCCTTCTCCACGGCCTGCCCATCTCGGTTGGCGACTCCAGGACCTTCACCGGTGCTTCCTACGTCAAAGGTCTCAACGCTGCCTTCGAGCTGACCCAACGCGGTTTTGCCGACTTCGGCTTTATCGGTGGTGCGGAAGTCGATATGTACGGCAATCTCAACTCCACCATGATGGGTGACTACCCCGATGGGTACCAGAAACCCAAGGTTCGGTTGCCTGGTTCCGGCGGTGCATCCGACATGGCCGCCTCCTGTGAGCGCACGATCCTGATTGTGCCCCACGACAAGAAAAAATTTAACGAAAAACTCGCCTACATAACCAGTCCCGGTCACCTCGATGGTAGCCCCAATGCCCGTTTCAAAGCCGGCATGCAAGGCAAAGGCCCGTACCGGTTGATCACCACCAAGGGCATCTTCGACTTCGAGGAAACCAGCAAACGGATGCGCCTGATCCAGACCTTCCCCGGCGAAACCGTCCAGTCCATTCAGGACGCCACCGGTTTTGAGCTGTTGGTCGCTCCCAATGTCACTGAATTTGCCGTGCCGACGGTTGAGGAAATCCGTCTCATCCGCGAAGAAGTCGACCCGGATGGCGTGTTCGTCAAACGAGTCGCCAAATAA
- a CDS encoding CoA-transferase — MRDKRMTLKEAVSKFVKDGDNVGIAGFVNVRQPVATCHEMVRQGFKDLTLSFQSAGLGPELLAGAMILNPDKFSIKRIELAYWGHEAFGLSPAWRYLAERGMLQIEDWSNYNMSARFKAGAMGLPFIPTRSPLGGDIKNCSRTKIIDCPFTERPIGLLPASNPNVALVHVQAADKYGNCIIRGTDCTCAEIAMASAHTIVTCEQLVSTETITANPKDVMIPFAAVDAVIEVPYGAYPGACRRHYWFDGDHTRDLLGRIAPMCKGGAPDALQAYYDEYIYGVENFGEYLEKVGVKNLLAVKQAEAHHCERLA; from the coding sequence ATGCGCGATAAGCGGATGACCTTGAAAGAGGCCGTCTCCAAATTCGTTAAGGATGGCGACAATGTCGGTATCGCCGGTTTCGTTAACGTCCGCCAGCCCGTAGCGACATGTCATGAGATGGTTCGCCAAGGGTTCAAGGATCTCACCCTCTCCTTTCAATCCGCAGGACTCGGACCGGAACTGCTCGCCGGCGCCATGATCCTCAACCCAGATAAATTCTCCATCAAACGTATTGAACTGGCCTATTGGGGCCACGAAGCCTTCGGCCTTTCCCCCGCCTGGCGCTATCTTGCCGAGCGTGGCATGCTGCAGATCGAGGATTGGAGCAACTACAACATGTCGGCCCGCTTCAAAGCAGGTGCCATGGGTCTGCCCTTCATTCCGACCCGCAGCCCCCTCGGCGGCGACATCAAGAACTGCAGCCGCACCAAGATCATCGACTGCCCCTTCACCGAGCGTCCCATCGGTCTCCTGCCGGCAAGCAACCCCAACGTTGCCCTGGTTCATGTTCAGGCAGCCGACAAGTACGGTAACTGTATCATCCGTGGTACCGACTGCACCTGCGCTGAAATCGCCATGGCATCCGCCCATACCATCGTTACCTGCGAGCAGTTGGTTTCCACCGAGACCATCACAGCCAACCCCAAAGACGTAATGATCCCGTTTGCTGCCGTTGACGCAGTCATCGAGGTTCCCTACGGCGCCTATCCCGGTGCCTGCCGCCGCCACTATTGGTTTGATGGCGATCATACCCGCGACCTCCTTGGCCGCATCGCTCCGATGTGCAAAGGCGGCGCTCCGGATGCGTTGCAAGCCTACTATGACGAGTACATCTACGGTGTCGAGAATTTCGGAGAGTACCTGGAGAAAGTCGGCGTAAAGAATCTGCTGGCAGTGAAACAGGCAGAAGCTCATCATTGCGAACGTCTGGCCTGA
- a CDS encoding cob(I)yrinic acid a,c-diamide adenosyltransferase, translating into MKVYTGGGDKGKTSLFSGERVPKHHIRIEAYGDLDELNSVLGAVISYLPEKETTVREDLEGIQSNLFLAGAWLATTPNSSATGYLTTLPPNVAKDLEKRIDALSEVLPVLKEFILPGGEPVAAWAHVARTVCRRCERRLTELIEASADAEESELAVIQIYLNRLSDYLFVAARYLNKVLGTPDNTWRKK; encoded by the coding sequence ATGAAAGTGTACACTGGAGGTGGTGACAAAGGTAAAACAAGCCTGTTTTCAGGTGAACGTGTTCCCAAACACCATATCCGCATTGAAGCTTACGGTGATCTCGATGAACTCAACTCGGTGCTGGGAGCGGTTATATCCTATCTTCCTGAGAAAGAGACGACGGTCCGTGAAGATTTGGAAGGGATACAGTCCAATTTATTTCTCGCCGGAGCCTGGTTGGCGACAACGCCGAATTCTTCTGCAACCGGTTACCTCACCACCTTGCCACCCAATGTTGCCAAAGACCTGGAAAAAAGAATCGATGCACTCTCCGAGGTCTTGCCGGTTCTCAAGGAGTTCATACTTCCCGGTGGTGAGCCTGTTGCCGCCTGGGCCCATGTCGCCAGGACCGTTTGCCGACGCTGTGAGCGCCGTTTGACCGAACTGATAGAGGCCTCCGCCGATGCCGAAGAAAGCGAACTGGCGGTTATTCAGATTTACCTCAACCGATTATCCGACTATCTTTTTGTAGCGGCACGGTATCTGAACAAGGTACTGGGCACTCCTGACAACACCTGGCGGAAGAAGTAA
- a CDS encoding FAD-binding oxidoreductase, which translates to MVVAEHSVSILGRKWLNEDTFELICSRPEGFDFVAGQHVTMHHEDDEREYTILSPPSVNTLHFLIKKIDQGRLSSVLAGLDPGSELSISRAKGYLIYRPTDRPIFFVGTGVGIAPFVSIAASGVRNFTLLHGAREVHGLFFRQELVVAAHRYIPCVSGQVKPGTNVVDLHRGYVTDYVDRYIKPGAYDFYLCGSRPMIHDMTHLLDQHFPETRIYSEAFN; encoded by the coding sequence ATGGTTGTAGCAGAACATTCGGTTTCCATTTTGGGGCGGAAATGGCTGAATGAGGATACCTTCGAGTTAATCTGCAGTCGACCCGAGGGATTTGATTTCGTCGCTGGCCAGCATGTGACCATGCACCATGAAGACGATGAGCGTGAGTACACCATACTTTCGCCACCGTCTGTCAACACGCTTCACTTTCTTATCAAAAAAATCGACCAAGGTCGGCTCAGCAGCGTTCTTGCCGGGCTCGATCCGGGTTCAGAGCTATCCATAAGCAGGGCCAAGGGATATTTGATTTATCGTCCAACTGATCGGCCGATATTTTTTGTCGGCACAGGGGTGGGGATTGCACCGTTTGTCTCCATAGCCGCATCCGGAGTGCGCAACTTCACCCTCCTCCATGGTGCACGCGAGGTACACGGACTCTTTTTTCGTCAGGAGCTGGTTGTGGCGGCCCATCGTTATATTCCCTGTGTTTCCGGCCAGGTCAAGCCTGGGACGAATGTGGTCGACCTGCATCGTGGCTACGTAACCGACTATGTCGATCGGTATATCAAGCCCGGTGCCTATGATTTCTATCTTTGCGGCTCTCGCCCCATGATTCACGACATGACCCATTTGCTCGATCAGCATTTCCCAGAGACACGGATATACAGCGAGGCGTTCAATTAA
- a CDS encoding NAD(P)-dependent oxidoreductase, which produces MQIREQLAIPRQQPRELNPEERLDNFDEVSKGFDEATALIEAQRCLQCRKPPCVMGCPIGNDIPRFIALMRERKFEQAYWTIRETSSMPSICSRVCPHEFQCEGACIRSKKDAPVAIGLLERFLADWMIINGKNLSPRCAPKNGIKVAVIGSGPAGITVAHALSHKGYSCTIFESLPVFGGMLSVGIPNYRLPRNIIGAELYALQQCGVNVKTGITVGQDLTLSELREQGYASVFLGIGAYESKRLELAGETETQGVMSGVDYLVQVLTGREIALGDRVLVVGGGNVAIDVARVALRSGWKEVSILYRRTREEMPASRVEVHHVEEEGVNLQFLVAPTRILSKDGHLTGVECIRMELGEQDSTGRRVPTPMPGSEFILEADALIGAVGQKVIPVHDATVPVEITPRGTYVVDPVTLQTSVEWIFAGGDTVLGPQTVAKAVCQGLDAAESMHRYMQGLF; this is translated from the coding sequence ATGCAAATCCGCGAACAACTGGCCATCCCCAGACAACAGCCGCGCGAACTCAACCCCGAGGAACGTCTCGATAATTTCGACGAGGTCTCCAAGGGATTTGACGAAGCCACCGCCCTGATCGAGGCGCAACGCTGTTTGCAGTGCCGCAAGCCGCCCTGCGTAATGGGCTGCCCGATCGGCAACGATATCCCCCGATTCATTGCCCTGATGCGGGAGCGCAAGTTTGAACAGGCCTACTGGACCATCCGCGAAACCAGTTCCATGCCCTCCATCTGCTCCCGTGTCTGTCCCCATGAATTCCAGTGCGAGGGAGCCTGCATTCGCAGCAAAAAGGATGCGCCGGTGGCCATCGGCCTGCTGGAGCGTTTTTTGGCGGATTGGATGATCATCAACGGCAAGAATCTCTCGCCCCGTTGCGCGCCGAAAAACGGGATCAAGGTGGCGGTGATCGGTTCCGGACCCGCCGGGATCACCGTGGCGCATGCCCTCTCCCACAAAGGCTACAGCTGCACCATCTTCGAATCCCTGCCGGTGTTCGGCGGCATGCTCAGCGTGGGCATTCCCAACTACCGTCTGCCGCGCAACATCATCGGCGCCGAACTCTACGCCCTGCAGCAGTGCGGAGTGAACGTCAAGACGGGCATCACCGTGGGCCAGGACCTGACCCTGTCGGAACTGCGCGAACAAGGTTACGCCTCAGTCTTTCTCGGGATCGGCGCCTATGAGAGCAAGCGGCTGGAACTTGCAGGGGAAACAGAGACTCAAGGGGTCATGTCCGGTGTCGACTATCTGGTTCAGGTGCTCACCGGACGGGAAATCGCCCTGGGCGACAGGGTCCTGGTCGTGGGCGGCGGCAATGTGGCCATCGACGTGGCCCGGGTTGCCTTGCGCTCAGGCTGGAAGGAGGTGAGCATCCTCTATCGCCGCACGCGGGAGGAAATGCCAGCCTCACGGGTCGAGGTACATCATGTGGAGGAGGAGGGAGTCAACTTGCAATTTTTGGTGGCGCCGACCCGAATCCTGTCTAAGGATGGTCATTTGACCGGGGTGGAATGTATCCGCATGGAACTTGGCGAACAGGATAGTACCGGCCGCCGTGTCCCCACGCCCATGCCGGGCTCGGAATTCATTCTTGAGGCGGATGCCCTCATTGGCGCAGTGGGCCAAAAGGTTATACCGGTGCATGATGCAACCGTTCCGGTGGAGATCACTCCCCGGGGCACCTATGTGGTCGACCCGGTCACCCTGCAGACCAGCGTTGAATGGATCTTTGCCGGCGGCGACACGGTTCTCGGACCGCAGACCGTGGCCAAGGCCGTCTGCCAGGGTCTGGATGCGGCGGAGTCGATGCATCGATACATGCAGGGCCTGTTCTGA
- a CDS encoding NAD(P)/FAD-dependent oxidoreductase — protein MEQVDVLVVGGGPGGLACASHLAQRGVRVILAERKPAIGPKVCAGGITWHGLIKLVPENLIERAFPEQLICSDRQRLVIAEKNPIIATVSRDKLGQWMAEQAQNAGVRIRTDTRLVGWSGHEAVLETKGRGQSSLKFRYLVGADGSNSRVRQMLSVPRTLVGLGLNAMIPGSKPAMEWHLRPGLFGSGYAWIFPHKEFCSVGAYADHRSLAAAALKRQFLTWCATQHLELDPAIIRAGLVNYDYRGVRFDDAFLVGDAAGLASGLTGEGIYPALVSGQAVAKMILDPLYRAPELARLIRRHAQHCRVLRLAGRFPRLSGLLMETLLVLLRLGVIDFHQLEMAD, from the coding sequence ATGGAACAGGTTGATGTTCTGGTTGTTGGCGGCGGTCCAGGCGGGTTGGCCTGTGCATCGCATCTGGCCCAAAGGGGGGTGAGGGTGATCCTGGCTGAGCGTAAACCAGCGATCGGTCCCAAGGTCTGCGCCGGCGGGATCACCTGGCACGGCCTGATCAAACTGGTTCCGGAAAACCTGATTGAACGCGCTTTTCCCGAGCAGCTCATCTGTTCCGACCGGCAACGGCTGGTCATTGCCGAAAAAAATCCGATCATTGCCACGGTTTCCCGGGATAAACTGGGGCAGTGGATGGCCGAGCAGGCGCAAAACGCAGGCGTCCGGATACGCACCGATACCAGGCTGGTCGGTTGGAGTGGACACGAAGCTGTCCTGGAAACAAAGGGCAGGGGGCAGTCTTCCCTCAAATTTCGTTATCTGGTCGGTGCCGACGGTTCCAACAGCCGGGTACGGCAGATGCTGTCAGTGCCCCGGACTTTGGTTGGTCTTGGTCTCAATGCAATGATTCCGGGCAGCAAACCAGCGATGGAGTGGCATCTTCGTCCAGGGCTTTTCGGTTCCGGTTATGCCTGGATTTTTCCCCATAAAGAGTTCTGCTCCGTGGGCGCCTATGCCGATCATCGCTCCTTAGCGGCGGCAGCGCTGAAACGACAGTTCCTCACCTGGTGCGCCACGCAGCATCTGGAGCTTGATCCGGCCATCATTCGGGCAGGCCTGGTGAATTACGATTACCGAGGTGTTCGCTTCGACGACGCCTTCCTAGTCGGCGATGCCGCCGGACTTGCCTCCGGCCTGACCGGTGAGGGCATTTATCCGGCACTGGTTTCCGGGCAGGCGGTTGCCAAAATGATCCTGGATCCGCTGTATCGGGCCCCGGAACTTGCGCGGCTTATCCGCCGCCATGCGCAGCATTGCCGGGTGTTGCGGCTGGCCGGTCGTTTTCCCAGGCTAAGCGGCCTGTTGATGGAGACCTTGCTTGTCCTGCTCAGGCTCGGCGTGATCGACTTTCATCAACTGGAGATGGCCGATTAA
- the ppsR gene encoding pyruvate, phosphate dikinase/phosphoenolpyruvate synthase regulator, with amino-acid sequence MAATPQDVYYVSGSTAILAEDMGKALLAQFQDIRFREEKIPFIHTPEDARKALDHILQQSEGNPPLVFCTIMDQETRDVFDCPQVRFFDIFLNTLELLEQALGARALREPGYSRHFTLSRMNKRVDAIHFSLEHDDGTRPAEYDEAEIILIGVSRSGKTPASIYLATHMELKAANFPLTEDHLHQHQLPEEIVRNRKRAVGLTCSPQYLHTIREKRYAGSSYASLATCTRELQQAKQLYMRHNLKVINVEGRSIEEIAVQAIQAIGLNKKNGPRPRSRGVSRIR; translated from the coding sequence GTGGCCGCTACTCCCCAAGATGTCTACTACGTTTCCGGATCCACCGCCATCCTTGCCGAAGACATGGGCAAGGCCCTGCTGGCCCAGTTCCAGGATATTCGTTTTCGTGAGGAAAAAATTCCCTTTATCCATACCCCGGAGGATGCCCGCAAAGCTTTGGATCATATCCTGCAACAGTCCGAAGGCAACCCGCCTCTGGTCTTCTGTACCATCATGGATCAGGAAACCCGTGATGTGTTCGACTGTCCCCAGGTGCGGTTTTTCGATATCTTTCTCAATACCCTTGAACTGCTTGAGCAGGCTCTGGGGGCCCGCGCCCTTCGTGAACCCGGATATTCCCGTCATTTCACCCTTTCACGAATGAATAAGCGGGTCGATGCCATCCATTTCTCCCTGGAACACGACGATGGCACCCGGCCTGCCGAATACGATGAGGCCGAGATTATTCTTATCGGGGTGTCGCGTTCCGGAAAAACTCCGGCAAGTATCTATCTGGCGACCCACATGGAATTAAAGGCTGCCAACTTTCCCTTAACCGAGGATCACTTGCACCAGCACCAACTGCCCGAGGAAATTGTGCGCAATCGCAAGCGGGCCGTGGGGCTGACCTGCTCCCCTCAGTACCTGCACACCATACGTGAAAAGCGGTACGCTGGCTCCAGCTATGCAAGCCTCGCCACCTGTACCCGCGAGTTGCAGCAGGCTAAACAGCTGTATATGCGGCACAACCTCAAGGTGATCAATGTTGAGGGGCGCTCGATCGAGGAGATTGCGGTCCAGGCCATTCAGGCCATCGGGCTGAACAAGAAAAATGGTCCCCGTCCCAGGTCCCGAGGCGTATCGCGCATCAGATAA
- the hydG gene encoding [FeFe] hydrogenase H-cluster radical SAM maturase HydG — MNIEGMQFAEFIQPDEIETLLKHAEHTPDNQIEAILDKASRFAGLSHLEVASLLKMDDKHLPHLFQVARHIKEEIYGNRIVMFAPLYVSDYCVNRCAYCAYNDCHSFERRKLSQEQVRDEIIEIISMGHKRIALEAGEDDLNCPIDYILDCLRTIYQTQADLSGEIRRVNVNIAATTVEHYSKLKEVGIGTYILFQETYHQPTYEKYHLNGPKKDYWYHTTAFDRAMKGGIDDVGAGVLFGLFDPDFEALALMIHNEHLENTYGVGFHTISVPRIRPAEGVDLTTVYPNVPSDEKFKKIVAVLRLAVPYTGMIISTRESAAMRKDLLDCGITQMSACSAVGVGGYMAEKHRRETGEVDPTLTAQFAKNDERSADEIIGWLIEEGLVPSWCTACYRSGRTGDRFMALAKSGQIKNVCHPNALMTLSEYLEDYASPEVKKLGYALVDRELEKVVNPTHQEKARENVDKIRGGKTRDLYF; from the coding sequence ATGAACATTGAAGGAATGCAGTTTGCTGAATTTATTCAGCCTGATGAGATTGAAACTCTTCTCAAACATGCGGAGCATACACCCGACAACCAGATTGAGGCCATCTTGGACAAGGCCTCCAGGTTTGCCGGATTGAGTCATTTGGAGGTCGCCAGTCTGCTCAAGATGGACGACAAGCATCTGCCACATCTTTTTCAGGTTGCCCGCCATATCAAAGAGGAGATCTATGGCAACCGCATCGTCATGTTTGCCCCGCTCTATGTGAGTGATTACTGCGTCAACCGCTGTGCCTACTGCGCCTATAACGACTGCCACTCCTTTGAGCGCCGCAAGCTTAGCCAGGAGCAGGTTCGTGACGAGATCATCGAGATCATCAGCATGGGCCACAAGCGTATAGCCTTGGAAGCCGGCGAAGACGACCTCAACTGTCCGATCGACTATATCCTCGACTGTCTGCGGACCATTTACCAAACCCAGGCCGACCTTTCCGGAGAAATTCGTCGGGTGAACGTCAATATTGCCGCTACCACGGTCGAACACTACAGCAAACTCAAGGAAGTCGGGATCGGCACCTACATTCTTTTCCAGGAAACCTATCACCAGCCCACCTATGAAAAATACCATCTGAACGGACCCAAAAAAGATTACTGGTATCATACCACCGCCTTTGATCGGGCTATGAAAGGCGGCATTGATGATGTCGGCGCCGGTGTGTTGTTTGGCCTCTTCGACCCGGATTTCGAGGCCCTGGCGCTGATGATCCATAACGAACACCTGGAGAACACCTATGGGGTCGGCTTTCATACCATCTCCGTGCCGCGTATTCGCCCGGCGGAAGGCGTGGATTTGACCACGGTCTATCCCAATGTGCCCAGTGACGAAAAGTTCAAAAAAATCGTCGCAGTACTCCGACTTGCCGTTCCATATACCGGCATGATCATCTCCACCCGCGAAAGCGCCGCCATGCGCAAGGACCTGCTCGACTGCGGTATCACCCAGATGAGCGCCTGCAGTGCGGTCGGGGTAGGGGGGTATATGGCGGAAAAGCACCGTCGCGAAACCGGCGAAGTCGATCCAACCCTGACGGCCCAGTTTGCCAAGAATGACGAGCGCTCGGCAGATGAGATCATAGGGTGGCTGATCGAAGAGGGCTTGGTGCCCTCCTGGTGTACCGCCTGTTACCGTTCCGGACGTACCGGTGATCGATTCATGGCTCTGGCCAAGAGCGGCCAGATAAAAAATGTTTGTCATCCCAACGCACTGATGACCCTTTCCGAATACCTGGAAGACTACGCCTCCCCCGAGGTCAAGAAGTTGGGCTATGCCCTGGTTGATAGGGAACTGGAAAAGGTGGTCAATCCCACGCACCAGGAAAAGGCGCGGGAGAATGTGGACAAAATTCGCGGCGGCAAGACCAGGGACCTTTATTTTTAG
- a CDS encoding LysR substrate-binding domain-containing protein, translating to MGGGHPHRPEKADCGQEHCPENHPYRFGLFASADYLARFTPIITMNDLAGHRFVGSIDVLLYDQQLSFWEEFSPDLPTSFRSSTSIAQMQALKAGAGIGVLPHFMAHTEPGLVSVLPQEYIEREFWLQVNPDSRQLARVRATIDCIVDQIEANTALFLTLPATPHLRPDLIPCKTKNKGPWSCRREFCPHSPAPFPGAWD from the coding sequence ATGGGAGGTGGACATCCTCATCGGCCTGAGAAAGCCGACTGCGGGCAAGAGCATTGCCCGGAGAATCACCCCTATCGATTCGGTCTCTTTGCCTCGGCCGACTACCTCGCCCGATTTACCCCGATCATCACCATGAATGACCTCGCCGGCCATCGCTTTGTGGGCTCCATCGACGTCCTGCTCTACGACCAGCAATTGAGTTTTTGGGAAGAATTTTCCCCGGACCTGCCCACTTCCTTTCGCAGTTCGACCAGCATCGCCCAGATGCAGGCTCTCAAGGCTGGCGCGGGGATCGGGGTCCTCCCCCACTTCATGGCCCATACCGAGCCCGGCCTGGTCTCCGTACTCCCGCAGGAGTATATCGAGCGCGAATTCTGGCTCCAGGTCAATCCCGACTCACGCCAGCTGGCGCGGGTGCGGGCCACCATCGACTGTATCGTCGACCAGATAGAGGCCAACACCGCACTCTTCCTCACCCTGCCCGCTACCCCCCACCTTCGGCCTGACCTCATCCCATGCAAAACTAAAAATAAAGGTCCCTGGTCTTGCCGCCGCGAATTTTGTCCACATTCTCCCGCGCCTTTTCCTGGTGCGTGGGATTGA
- a CDS encoding LysR substrate-binding domain-containing protein, which translates to MERSALRLQAQMCGKDKQLSGTIRIGTPDGLGNCFLAPRFGELQRQNPELEVELIAVPMY; encoded by the coding sequence TTGGAAAGGTCGGCCCTGCGCCTTCAGGCTCAGATGTGCGGCAAGGACAAGCAACTCTCCGGGACCATCCGCATCGGTACCCCTGACGGCCTGGGTAACTGTTTTCTGGCACCCCGTTTCGGTGAACTGCAACGCCAAAACCCTGAGCTGGAGGTGGAGCTCATTGCCGTGCCCATGTATTAG
- a CDS encoding LysR family transcriptional regulator, whose translation MEQNRNDIRYFLVLSRTDSFVAAAAQLKLTHSTVSRRISALESALQTKLVVRTEKWDAA comes from the coding sequence ATGGAGCAGAACCGGAATGATATCCGCTATTTTCTTGTCCTGAGCCGGACAGATTCCTTTGTTGCTGCGGCAGCTCAGCTCAAGCTCACCCACTCCACGGTCTCGCGGAGGATCTCCGCTCTGGAATCAGCCCTGCAAACCAAGCTTGTGGTGCGCACGGAGAAATGGGATGCCGCCTGA
- a CDS encoding AEC family transporter: protein MENFVLILIFVGLGGLFRRIKAFPEQTAQVLNMFALYVALPAVILLKVPQLQFTSAMGIPVAVAWLMLVVSAALVYVIGKKLHWSRETIGVLLLVVPMGNTSFMGVPMVNAFFGEAGIPYLIVYDQLGTMLGFATYGSVILALYGSEGQVKFSRVVRQSLLFPPTIALVAGLVLRFWVYPDVVVKQLQILGSMLTPLVMTAIGFQLTIRLSKRVLAPLGYGLAVKMVITPILALLGCRILGLHGLPTDIAIFEAGMPPMVTSAAIAIAAGMQPELATALVSLGLALAFATLPLLSWIM, encoded by the coding sequence ATGGAAAATTTTGTCCTTATTCTCATTTTTGTCGGTCTTGGCGGACTGTTCCGCCGCATCAAGGCCTTTCCCGAGCAAACCGCGCAGGTGCTCAACATGTTTGCCCTCTATGTGGCCCTGCCGGCAGTGATTCTGTTGAAGGTGCCGCAGTTGCAGTTCACCTCTGCCATGGGTATTCCCGTGGCCGTGGCCTGGCTTATGCTGGTGGTTTCGGCTGCACTGGTCTATGTGATCGGGAAAAAGTTGCACTGGTCCCGGGAGACCATCGGGGTGCTCCTGCTCGTGGTGCCCATGGGCAACACTTCGTTTATGGGCGTCCCCATGGTCAACGCCTTTTTCGGCGAGGCAGGCATTCCCTACTTGATCGTCTATGATCAGTTGGGCACCATGCTCGGCTTTGCCACCTACGGTTCGGTCATTCTGGCCCTCTACGGTTCAGAAGGGCAGGTGAAGTTTTCCCGGGTGGTTCGCCAATCGCTGCTCTTTCCGCCGACGATTGCCCTTGTTGCTGGCTTGGTCCTTCGCTTCTGGGTGTATCCGGATGTAGTGGTCAAGCAGTTGCAAATTCTCGGCAGCATGCTCACGCCGCTAGTGATGACCGCCATCGGTTTTCAACTCACCATCCGTCTCAGCAAACGCGTGCTTGCGCCGCTCGGTTACGGCTTGGCGGTCAAGATGGTCATTACACCGATACTGGCCCTTTTGGGTTGCCGTATACTGGGCTTGCACGGCCTGCCAACAGATATTGCCATCTTTGAGGCAGGGATGCCTCCCATGGTTACCTCCGCAGCCATCGCCATTGCCGCCGGCATGCAGCCGGAACTGGCAACAGCCCTGGTCAGTTTGGGGCTGGCCCTGGCTTTTGCAACCCTGCCGCTGTTGTCCTGGATTATGTAA